The Rhododendron vialii isolate Sample 1 chromosome 8a, ASM3025357v1 genome has a window encoding:
- the LOC131336234 gene encoding uncharacterized protein LOC131336234 isoform X1: MNIVIVLTSPQTTGISVLIMEGRLELRSSEMKKVFATLRALVEVMEAPSKDAAPDGVGRLIVEEVRKIKKSDAPLLGELTPYNIVPLEAPSLTNAIGFFPEVRGAISALRYSETSGFQLVLNFLHCGMWACLIFWNTRLAFRLHVLIPLFLTLYLDDYFVHCVLIFMFIV; encoded by the exons ATGAACATTGTGATTGTGCTTACAAGTCCTCAAACGACCGGGATTTCCGTGCTGATAATGGAGGGCAG GTTGGAACTCAGATCTTCAGAAATGAAAAAGGTTTTTGCTACATTGAGGGCCTTGGTTGAGGTGATGGAAGCACCGAGCAAAGATGCAGCTCCTGATGGTGTAGGAAGACTTATTGTGGAGGAG gtaagaaagataaaaaaatcaGATGCACCATTATTAGGGGAGCTCACACCCTACAACATCGTCCCTCTGGAAGCACCATCATTAACAAATGCTATTGGGTTTTTTCCAGAA GTTAGAGGTGCAATATCTGCTCTTAGATACTCTGAAACTTCAGGTTTCCAGCTGGTTTTGAACTTCCTGCACTGCGGGATGTGGGCATGTTTGATCTTCTGGAATACGCGTTTGGCTTTCAGGTTGCATGTTCTTATACCCCTGTTTTTGACACTTTATTTGGATGATTACTTTGTCCACTGTGTTTTAATCTTCATGTTTATTGTATGA
- the LOC131336234 gene encoding callose synthase 10-like isoform X3, translated as MKKVFATLRALVEVMEAPSKDAAPDGVGRLIVEEVRKIKKSDAPLLGELTPYNIVPLEAPSLTNAIGFFPEVRGAISALRYSETSGFQLVLNFLHCGMWACLIFWNTRLAFRLHVLIPLFLTLYLDDYFVHCVLIFMFIV; from the exons ATGAAAAAGGTTTTTGCTACATTGAGGGCCTTGGTTGAGGTGATGGAAGCACCGAGCAAAGATGCAGCTCCTGATGGTGTAGGAAGACTTATTGTGGAGGAG gtaagaaagataaaaaaatcaGATGCACCATTATTAGGGGAGCTCACACCCTACAACATCGTCCCTCTGGAAGCACCATCATTAACAAATGCTATTGGGTTTTTTCCAGAA GTTAGAGGTGCAATATCTGCTCTTAGATACTCTGAAACTTCAGGTTTCCAGCTGGTTTTGAACTTCCTGCACTGCGGGATGTGGGCATGTTTGATCTTCTGGAATACGCGTTTGGCTTTCAGGTTGCATGTTCTTATACCCCTGTTTTTGACACTTTATTTGGATGATTACTTTGTCCACTGTGTTTTAATCTTCATGTTTATTGTATGA
- the LOC131336234 gene encoding callose synthase 10-like isoform X2 — protein sequence MNIVIVLTSPQTTGISVLIMEGRLELRSSEMKKVFATLRALVEVMEAPSKDAAPDGVGRLIVEEVRKIKKSDAPLLGELTPYNIVPLEAPSLTNAIGFFPEVRGAISALRYSETSGFQLVLNFLHCGMWACLIFWNTRLAFRKTM from the exons ATGAACATTGTGATTGTGCTTACAAGTCCTCAAACGACCGGGATTTCCGTGCTGATAATGGAGGGCAG GTTGGAACTCAGATCTTCAGAAATGAAAAAGGTTTTTGCTACATTGAGGGCCTTGGTTGAGGTGATGGAAGCACCGAGCAAAGATGCAGCTCCTGATGGTGTAGGAAGACTTATTGTGGAGGAG gtaagaaagataaaaaaatcaGATGCACCATTATTAGGGGAGCTCACACCCTACAACATCGTCCCTCTGGAAGCACCATCATTAACAAATGCTATTGGGTTTTTTCCAGAA GTTAGAGGTGCAATATCTGCTCTTAGATACTCTGAAACTTCAGGTTTCCAGCTGGTTTTGAACTTCCTGCACTGCGGGATGTGGGCATGTTTGATCTTCTGGAATACGCGTTTGGCTTTCAG